Proteins encoded within one genomic window of Plasmodium cynomolgi strain B DNA, chromosome 11, whole genome shotgun sequence:
- a CDS encoding hypothetical protein (putative) codes for MEVEWAARILSQLLIKEKCLKEKYVFNLLKKFGDVNHIIQHANEQLESLGFIINNELINGEEYFIIGCEKLTIPRKSGQADMSPESGAHSIKDEYLFNSLFKTNEISLYYLIIDHIISNNRYLSVDGGGVTYESLCLELNIKNSNVQKSILNKLLTHNWLRKEQGELALGLRFFTDLIKYFPLTNLDKCSLCNNAVIVESRQCTNCLSVYHIHCFKALANKLALCFICKNSL; via the exons ATGGAGGTGGAGTGGGCGGCGCGGATTTTATCCCAGCTTCTGATTAAGGAGAAG TGCCTGAAGGAGAAGTACGTTTTCAATTTGCTGAAAAAATTTGGGGACGTGAACCACATCATTCAACACGCGAATGAGCAGCTGGAGTCGCTCGGGTTTATCATAAAT AACGAACTGATAAACGGAGAGGAGTACTTCATAATAGGGTGCGAGAAACTAACAATACCTAGGAAGAGTGGCCAAGCGGACATGTCCCCCGAGTCCGGTGCTCATAGCATTAAGGATGAATATCTGTTCAACTCTCTATTTAAGACGAACGAAATAAGTTTATATTACTTAATTATTGATCACATAATTAGTAATAATCGGTACCTAAGTGTGGACGGGGGGGGCGTGACTTATGAGTCCTTGTGTCTTGagttaaacataaaaaattccaaCGTGCAGAAGTCTATAC TTAACAAATTGCTGACCCACAACTGGCTACGAAAGGAACAAGGAGAGTTAGCACTTGGGCTCCGTTTTTTTACG GATCTGATAAAGTATTTCCCTCTAACCAACTTGGACAAGTGCTCACTTTGCAATAACGCAGTGATTGTGGAG agCAGGCAATGCACCAACTGTCTATCTGTTTATCACATCCACTGTTTCAAGGCTCTTGCGAACAAGCTGGCACTCTGCTTCATTTGCAAGAACTCCCTCTAA
- a CDS encoding hypothetical protein (putative) → MKTKAKKKEILEKKKKENKKFLRFVKTNQKYEKFQKAILNGKGSKLNHNNKKPTQKIKIKSKETVPIHVKTFDNIIEPNTFSKAYDFIFDRVVNDHVKNLLYDTHMLYCNFDLSTIYNVGKAYNFPINLIHSYYMDVIILVSDESEKWRNMVIENKIKRVITYDKFEGIYYKDDMLNEQISKYDLFIFDATIRTKKYAHIISRIKKNNKTFTTLQLDEDTFVDSVDKVIRRTYTDLNKGSTHSVPIGYLSLGKDKLFDNIRETTKGMLQFYDQKKMSVVSINLRYVNMTIPVYIHVLKDGVASDY, encoded by the exons ATGAAGACcaaggcgaaaaagaaagaaatcctggagaagaaaaaaaaggaaaacaagaAATTTCTACGGTTTGTTAAGACGAaccaaaaatatgaaaaatttcaaaaagcAATTTTGAACGGAAAGGGATCCAAGCTAAAccataacaataaaaaaccaacacaaaaaattaaaattaagagCAAAGAAACTGTTCCCATTCATGTCAAAACATTTGATAACATCATTGAACCCAACACATTTTCCAAAGCATATGACTTCATATTCGACAGAGTAGTCAACGATCACGTGAAAAATCTCCTCTACGACACACATATGTTGTATTGCAATTTTGACTTATCCACAATTTACAACGTAGGGAAGGCATACAATTTCCCCAT CAACCTAATTCACTCCTACTACATGGACGTGATCATCCTAGTCAGCGATGAGAGCGAGAAGTGGAGAAACATGGTTATAGAGAATAAAATCAAGAGG GTCATTACGTATGACAAATTTGAAGGCATTTACTACAAAGACGACATGCTAAACGAGCAAATAAGTAAATAtgacctgttcatttttgatgCCACCATACGGACCAAGAAATATGCGCACATCATTTCCAGGATTAAGAAGAACAACAA AACGTTCACGACGTTACAATTAGACGAAGACACATTTGTGGACAGCGTAGACAAAGTTATCAGGAGGACCTACACCGACCTGAATAAAGGATCGACACA CTCTGTCCCCATCGGGTATCTTAGCCTAGGAAAGGATAAGCTCTTTGACAACATAAGGGA GACGACAAAAGGAATGCTCCAGTTTTatgaccaaaaaaaaatgtcagtCGTGTCAATCAACTTAAGGTACGTAAACATGACCATCCCCGTGTACATACACGTCTTAAAGGATGGTGTCGCGTCGGACTACTGA